A stretch of Usitatibacter palustris DNA encodes these proteins:
- a CDS encoding winged helix-turn-helix transcriptional regulator → MEKGYGQFCTVARGAEVLCEKWTPLVLRELLCGSRRFNELHRGVPRISTALLTRRLRELESVGVIRSVEAGRIRAYELTAAGEELRPIILGLGHWGARWIGSRLPKGDLDAGLLMWDIRRFVRLDELPPRRVVVHFDLRDAPRARERHWWLVIENRVADLCRDDPGHELTLEVEATLRALTEIWSGDLVPAQACKAGDVRVSGAKRDADALWKWLGTSAFAETRLSRPKL, encoded by the coding sequence ATGGAAAAAGGCTACGGACAGTTCTGTACGGTGGCGCGCGGCGCGGAGGTCCTGTGCGAGAAGTGGACGCCGCTCGTGCTTCGCGAGCTTCTTTGCGGCAGCCGGCGCTTCAACGAGCTTCATCGCGGCGTGCCGAGGATTTCCACGGCGCTCCTGACTCGCCGCCTTCGCGAACTCGAGAGCGTCGGCGTCATTCGCAGCGTCGAGGCGGGCCGCATTCGCGCCTACGAGCTCACCGCGGCGGGCGAGGAGCTGCGTCCCATCATCCTGGGGCTGGGCCACTGGGGCGCGCGGTGGATCGGCAGCCGCCTGCCCAAGGGAGACCTCGACGCGGGCCTGCTCATGTGGGACATCCGCCGCTTCGTCCGGCTCGACGAGCTTCCACCACGCCGCGTCGTCGTCCACTTCGACTTGCGCGATGCACCGCGCGCGCGCGAGCGGCACTGGTGGCTCGTGATCGAGAACCGGGTTGCCGACCTTTGCCGGGACGATCCCGGCCATGAGCTCACGCTGGAGGTCGAGGCGACGCTGCGTGCACTCACCGAGATCTGGTCCGGAGACCTGGTCCCGGCACAGGCCTGCAAAGCCGGGGATGTCCGCGTCAGCGGGGCAAAGCGCGATGCCGATGCGCTCTGGAAGTGGCTGGGCACCAGCGCGTTTGCCGAAACGCGCCTCTCCCGCCCGAAGCTATAG
- the phhA gene encoding phenylalanine 4-monooxygenase, protein MTGETVHNLRGDYSRMRPDYTVEQEWDGYSDAEHDLWRRLFARQVALAPKYACDEFVEILPELHFGDGIPRFDEVNAKLKPATNWQLVAVPGLLPDITFFDHLANRRFPVTVWLRDPKEFDYIVEPDIFHDFYGHVPLLFQPVFADYLQAYGRGGLKAHALGAIEMLARLYWYTVEFGLIETPKGLRSYGAGTLSSGGELPYCVDSPNPNRIGFDLLRIMRTRYKIDTFQETYFVIRDFSELFEATAPDFTPYYELLQGRPPHEASTVLPTDRVL, encoded by the coding sequence ATGACCGGAGAGACCGTCCACAACCTGCGCGGCGACTACAGCCGCATGCGGCCCGATTACACGGTCGAGCAGGAGTGGGACGGTTACAGCGATGCGGAGCACGACCTGTGGCGGCGCCTCTTCGCCCGCCAGGTGGCGCTTGCGCCCAAGTACGCGTGCGACGAGTTCGTGGAGATCCTTCCCGAGCTGCACTTCGGCGACGGCATTCCGCGCTTCGATGAAGTGAACGCGAAGTTGAAGCCCGCGACGAACTGGCAACTCGTTGCCGTGCCGGGCCTGCTGCCTGACATCACGTTCTTCGATCACCTCGCCAACCGCCGCTTCCCGGTGACGGTGTGGCTGCGCGATCCGAAGGAGTTCGACTACATCGTCGAACCCGACATCTTTCACGACTTCTACGGCCACGTGCCGCTGCTCTTCCAGCCGGTGTTCGCCGATTACCTCCAGGCCTACGGCCGCGGCGGCTTGAAGGCGCACGCGCTGGGCGCGATCGAGATGCTCGCGCGCCTCTACTGGTACACGGTGGAGTTCGGCCTCATCGAGACGCCGAAGGGCCTGCGTTCGTACGGCGCCGGCACTCTTTCTTCAGGGGGCGAGCTGCCGTATTGCGTCGACAGTCCGAACCCGAATCGCATCGGCTTCGATCTGCTTCGCATCATGCGCACGCGCTACAAGATCGACACGTTCCAGGAAACGTACTTCGTGATTCGCGACTTCAGCGAGCTCTTCGAGGCGACCGCGCCCGACTTCACGCCTTACTACGAGTTGCTGCAGGGTCGCCCGCCGCACGAAGCCTCGACCGTCCTGCCCACGGACCGAGTCCTATAG
- a CDS encoding fumarylacetoacetate hydrolase family protein, which yields MKLASLKGPTRDGTLILVNRDLTRAVKADGIAPTMQYALEHWDEVHGKLLDAYESLECGNERHEFSFADALAAGKVAAPLPRAYQWLDGSAYLMHVERVRAARKDKVPESFYKDPLMYQGGADDMMGAKDPIRAASEDWGIDLEGEVGAIVGDVRMGATPAEASASIRLLTLINDVSYRALIPGELAKGFGFVHGKGANALSPVAVTPDELGSSWDAGKVHLRLVSHVNGKWFGNPNAGDDATFSLFDLISHAAKTRELKAGTLIGTGTVSNKDAATGYVCIMEARVVEQVEQGAPKTPFLKFGDTVRLEMLDHHGATIFGAIDQKVEKYSPPLGGARGGS from the coding sequence ATGAAGCTCGCATCACTGAAGGGCCCCACGCGCGACGGCACGCTCATCCTCGTCAACCGCGATCTCACGCGCGCGGTGAAAGCCGACGGCATCGCGCCGACGATGCAGTACGCGCTCGAACATTGGGATGAGGTCCACGGCAAGCTCCTCGATGCCTACGAAAGCCTCGAGTGCGGCAACGAGCGCCACGAATTCAGCTTTGCCGACGCGCTCGCCGCGGGCAAGGTGGCCGCGCCGCTTCCGCGTGCCTACCAGTGGCTCGACGGCTCCGCGTATCTCATGCACGTCGAGCGCGTTCGCGCCGCGCGCAAGGACAAGGTGCCCGAAAGCTTCTACAAGGATCCGCTCATGTACCAGGGCGGCGCCGACGACATGATGGGTGCGAAGGATCCGATCCGCGCCGCGAGCGAGGACTGGGGCATCGACCTCGAGGGCGAAGTGGGCGCGATCGTGGGTGATGTGCGCATGGGCGCGACACCCGCGGAAGCGTCGGCGTCCATTCGCCTGCTCACGCTCATCAACGACGTTTCCTATCGCGCGCTCATTCCGGGCGAGCTCGCGAAGGGTTTCGGCTTCGTGCACGGCAAGGGCGCGAACGCGCTCTCTCCGGTGGCGGTGACGCCGGACGAATTGGGCAGCTCCTGGGACGCCGGCAAGGTTCACCTGCGGCTGGTGAGCCACGTGAACGGCAAGTGGTTCGGCAATCCCAACGCGGGCGACGATGCGACCTTCAGCCTCTTCGATCTCATTTCGCACGCGGCAAAGACGCGCGAGCTCAAGGCCGGCACGCTCATCGGCACGGGCACGGTCTCCAACAAGGACGCCGCGACCGGCTACGTCTGCATCATGGAAGCGCGTGTGGTCGAGCAAGTCGAACAGGGCGCGCCGAAGACGCCGTTCCTCAAGTTCGGCGACACCGTGCGCCTCGAGATGCTCGACCACCACGGCGCCACGATCTTCGGCGCCATCGACCAGAAGGTGGAGAAATATTCCCCTCCCTTGGGAGGGGCCAGGGGAGGGTCATGA
- the hmgA gene encoding homogentisate 1,2-dioxygenase, producing MTERATAYLSGFGSHHESEAIAGALPVGRNSPQKVAFGLYAEQLSGTAFTAPRAANQRSWLYRVRPSAMHPPFRRLDDALLRTGPCLEAECPPNRLRWAPMPMPSQPTDFIAGLATIATNGEARKQQGVGVHLYACNRSMNRVFYSADGELLIVPQEGALELATEFGMLSIAPGEIAVIPRGVKFRVGVEGAARGYVCENYGAPLRLPELGPIGSNGLANPRDFLAPVAAYEDKPARTELVAKFGGHLWATDLEHSPLDVVAWHGNYYPYKYDLARFNAMNTVSFDHPDPSIFTVLTSPSETPGTANVDFVIFPPRWNVAEDTFRPPYFHRNVMSEFMGLVRGEYDAKKEGFLPGAASVHNCMSAHGPDVASYEAAVAAKLEPKRLANTLAFMFESRYVFEPTSWALGSPQLDKQYDATWNGFAPGSLSSGRGPGRGSQ from the coding sequence ATGACTGAACGAGCGACAGCGTATCTATCGGGTTTCGGAAGCCACCACGAATCGGAAGCGATCGCGGGCGCGCTCCCCGTCGGCCGTAACTCGCCCCAGAAGGTCGCCTTCGGCCTCTACGCCGAACAACTCTCCGGCACCGCGTTCACCGCGCCGCGCGCAGCCAACCAGCGCTCCTGGCTCTATCGCGTGCGACCCTCCGCAATGCATCCGCCGTTCCGCCGCCTCGATGACGCGCTCCTTCGCACCGGGCCTTGCCTCGAGGCCGAATGCCCGCCCAATCGGCTGCGCTGGGCGCCGATGCCGATGCCTTCGCAGCCCACCGACTTCATCGCCGGCCTCGCGACCATCGCCACGAATGGCGAGGCGCGAAAGCAGCAGGGTGTGGGCGTGCACCTGTATGCGTGCAACCGCTCGATGAATCGCGTCTTCTACAGCGCCGATGGCGAGTTGCTGATCGTCCCGCAGGAAGGCGCGCTCGAACTCGCGACCGAGTTCGGCATGCTCTCCATCGCCCCCGGTGAAATTGCCGTCATTCCGCGCGGCGTGAAGTTTCGCGTCGGCGTCGAAGGCGCCGCACGCGGCTACGTTTGCGAGAACTACGGCGCGCCGCTTCGCCTGCCCGAGCTCGGACCCATCGGCTCCAACGGCCTCGCCAATCCGCGCGACTTCCTCGCGCCCGTCGCCGCGTACGAAGACAAACCCGCGCGCACGGAGCTCGTCGCGAAGTTCGGCGGCCACCTGTGGGCGACGGACCTCGAGCATTCGCCACTCGATGTCGTCGCGTGGCATGGCAACTACTATCCATACAAGTACGACCTCGCGCGCTTCAACGCGATGAACACGGTGAGCTTCGACCATCCGGATCCGTCGATCTTCACGGTGCTCACGTCGCCTTCGGAGACGCCGGGCACGGCCAACGTCGACTTCGTGATCTTCCCGCCGCGCTGGAACGTCGCCGAGGACACCTTCCGTCCGCCGTACTTCCATCGCAACGTGATGAGCGAATTCATGGGGCTGGTGCGCGGCGAGTACGACGCCAAGAAGGAAGGCTTCCTTCCGGGTGCCGCGAGCGTGCACAACTGCATGAGCGCGCACGGACCCGACGTCGCCTCGTACGAAGCGGCGGTGGCGGCGAAGCTCGAGCCCAAGCGCCTCGCGAACACCCTCGCGTTCATGTTCGAGAGCCGCTACGTGTTCGAACCCACATCCTGGGCGCTCGGAAGCCCGCAGCTCGACAAGCAGTACGACGCAACATGGAACGGCTTTGCGCCGGGCTCCCTCTCCTCAGGGAGAGGGCCGGGGAGAGGGTCACAATGA
- the hppD gene encoding 4-hydroxyphenylpyruvate dioxygenase, which yields MEPARDNPMGTDGFEFVEYTAPNPEQLGTLFEQMGFTAVAHHRSKDVILYRQGRVNFIVNREPDSFAQSFARVHGPSACAFAIRVKDAAHAYKRAIELGAKPYHGPVGPMELNIPAIRGIGDSLIYLIDRYPGNNTNLSIYDVDFVPFDGVDQEPEGAGLIEVDHLTHNVYPNRMDVWAQFYEKLFNFREIRYFDIKGKKTGLTSRALTSPCGKIRIPINEPADQKSQIQEYLDAYHGEGIQHIALSTANIYTTVEELREKSVKFLDTPETYYERVDSRVKGHGEDLARLRRNRILIDGEGMDKDHHEDKLLQIFTETVIGPIFFEIIQRKGNQGFGEGNFKALFESIEADQIARGVI from the coding sequence ATGGAACCTGCCCGCGACAACCCGATGGGGACCGACGGATTCGAATTCGTCGAGTACACCGCCCCGAATCCCGAGCAACTCGGCACGCTCTTCGAGCAGATGGGCTTCACCGCCGTCGCGCACCACCGCTCGAAGGACGTGATCCTCTATCGCCAGGGACGCGTGAACTTCATCGTGAACCGCGAGCCCGATTCGTTCGCGCAATCGTTCGCCCGCGTGCACGGGCCTTCGGCGTGCGCATTCGCGATCCGCGTGAAAGATGCCGCCCACGCCTACAAGCGCGCGATCGAGCTCGGCGCCAAGCCTTATCACGGCCCCGTGGGCCCGATGGAGCTCAACATCCCGGCGATCCGCGGCATCGGCGACAGCCTCATTTATCTGATCGACCGCTATCCGGGCAACAATACCAATCTCTCCATCTATGACGTCGACTTCGTCCCTTTCGACGGCGTCGACCAGGAACCCGAAGGCGCGGGCCTCATCGAGGTGGATCACCTTACGCACAACGTCTATCCCAACCGGATGGACGTGTGGGCGCAGTTCTACGAGAAGCTCTTCAACTTCCGCGAGATCCGCTACTTCGACATCAAAGGGAAGAAGACCGGCCTCACCTCGCGCGCGCTCACCAGCCCGTGCGGGAAGATCCGCATCCCGATCAACGAGCCCGCGGACCAGAAGTCGCAGATCCAGGAGTACCTCGACGCGTATCACGGCGAGGGCATCCAGCACATCGCGCTGTCCACGGCGAACATCTACACGACGGTGGAGGAGCTGCGCGAGAAGAGCGTGAAGTTCCTCGATACGCCCGAGACCTACTACGAGCGCGTCGACAGCCGCGTGAAGGGGCACGGCGAGGACCTCGCGCGCCTTCGCAGGAACCGCATCCTCATCGACGGCGAGGGGATGGACAAGGACCACCACGAAGACAAGCTGCTGCAGATCTTCACCGAGACCGTGATCGGCCCGATCTTCTTCGAGATCATCCAGCGGAAGGGCAACCAGGGCTTCGGCGAGGGCAACTTCAAGGCGCTGTTCGAGTCGATCGAGGCTGACCAGATCGCTCGCGGCGTGATTTAA
- a CDS encoding Lrp/AsnC family transcriptional regulator, which yields MARPALNRTDRRLLDILQRDGRLTNLELAGRVNLSPSACLRRVRSLEESGVIRGYAALVDPGKVGLGLLAFVTVKLEKRGRMPTDTFAKAVKDWPEVVGCHAMTGEMDYLLRVRVEDLEHFSRFVMDSLLKQPGVLDVKSSFVLEEVKETTALPLAQVGP from the coding sequence ATGGCACGACCCGCCCTCAACCGCACGGACCGCCGCCTGCTCGACATCCTCCAGCGCGACGGGCGCCTCACCAACCTGGAGCTCGCCGGCCGCGTGAACCTCTCGCCGAGTGCGTGCCTGCGCCGCGTGCGATCGCTCGAGGAATCGGGCGTGATCCGCGGGTACGCGGCGCTCGTCGATCCGGGCAAGGTGGGCCTCGGACTGCTCGCGTTCGTCACCGTGAAGCTCGAGAAGCGCGGACGCATGCCCACGGACACTTTCGCGAAGGCCGTGAAGGACTGGCCGGAAGTCGTCGGCTGCCACGCGATGACGGGCGAGATGGACTACCTGCTGCGCGTGCGCGTCGAGGATCTCGAGCACTTCTCGCGCTTCGTGATGGATTCGCTGCTCAAGCAGCCCGGCGTGCTCGACGTGAAATCGAGCTTCGTGCTCGAGGAAGTAAAGGAGACGACGGCCCTGCCCCTCGCCCAGGTTGGACCCTGA
- a CDS encoding energy transducer TonB has translation MFMLRGLLAAVAAGLLLTACGKSEPPAKARANAPVQIPQPDASGSSGGKVDPNEGLKERLARQEAASKLFDKTKPEPPPKAEPKAPAESRSAAATKAEPAKPEPVKAEPPKPVEAPPPVAEKKAEPAPAPRTDVAAAKPAATPPPPPPSVQAAKLVSRVDPDFPREAAQQGIDKGHVKVRMTLDANGNVTKVDIIEAVPRRVFDRAVVRALSQWRFNDGASGRTVETEVEFRPQ, from the coding sequence ATGTTCATGCTGCGAGGGCTGCTGGCAGCCGTCGCCGCGGGCCTGTTGCTGACGGCCTGCGGCAAGAGTGAACCACCCGCCAAGGCGCGTGCGAACGCGCCCGTGCAAATTCCGCAACCCGATGCCTCGGGTTCGAGCGGAGGCAAGGTGGATCCGAATGAAGGGTTGAAGGAACGCCTCGCGCGCCAGGAAGCGGCGTCGAAGCTCTTCGACAAGACGAAACCCGAACCGCCGCCCAAGGCGGAGCCGAAAGCGCCGGCCGAAAGCCGGAGTGCCGCGGCCACGAAAGCCGAGCCTGCGAAGCCCGAGCCCGTGAAGGCCGAGCCGCCCAAGCCCGTCGAGGCGCCGCCGCCCGTCGCCGAGAAGAAGGCCGAACCCGCGCCCGCGCCGCGCACCGACGTCGCTGCGGCAAAACCCGCCGCCACGCCGCCGCCCCCGCCGCCGAGCGTGCAGGCCGCGAAGCTCGTGTCCCGCGTCGATCCCGACTTCCCGCGCGAAGCCGCGCAGCAGGGCATCGACAAGGGCCACGTGAAGGTGCGCATGACCCTCGACGCCAACGGCAACGTGACGAAGGTGGACATCATCGAGGCCGTTCCCCGTCGCGTATTCGACCGCGCCGTCGTGCGCGCGCTTTCGCAATGGCGCTTCAACGACGGGGCCTCGGGTCGCACCGTCGAGACCGAGGTCGAGTTCAGGCCGCAATGA
- a CDS encoding ABC transporter substrate-binding protein, translated as MLNRTALGAAVLATLFALAADAKTLRWSSQGDILTMDPHAQNEGLNNSVSDHVYEPLVTRGKDLKIEPCLALSWKAEGTSAMRFKLRPNVKFHDGAPFTADDVVFSVERALAPTSNFSPYMQGITGAKKIDDLTVDITTSGPNPVLLAQLTEVRMVNRAWAVKNNVVRPQDFKNKEETYGARNANGTGPYVLKSREPDVKTVMVLNSNWWGKMEGNVNEIVYTPIKSDGTRIAALLSGELDFILDPPVQDIPRLKSDGKIRILEGNENRTIFFGFDQWRDELTYSSVKGKNPFKDQRVREAFQLALDLEAIKTQVMRGLAFPTGVMFAPQVDGYDKSIDIVKKPNPERAKKLLADAGYPNGFEVTMDCPNNRYINDEKICQAAAAMLARINIKIKLNAMPRATYFPKIQNFDTSLYMLGWGVPTFDSLYALQSLLRTNALKGGDGNFNLGKYSNPKVDAAVDALKTEVDPVKRKALAKEVLTIHAADVGHIPLHHQVIPWAMRSGVSAVHRADNRLTVKWVKIQ; from the coding sequence ATGCTGAATCGCACCGCTCTTGGCGCGGCCGTTCTCGCCACGCTGTTCGCGCTCGCCGCCGACGCGAAAACCCTGCGCTGGTCCAGCCAGGGCGACATCCTCACGATGGACCCGCACGCGCAGAACGAGGGCCTCAACAACTCGGTTTCCGACCACGTCTACGAACCGCTCGTCACGCGCGGCAAGGACCTCAAGATCGAGCCCTGCCTCGCCCTGTCGTGGAAGGCCGAAGGCACGAGCGCGATGCGCTTCAAGCTGCGCCCGAACGTGAAGTTCCATGACGGCGCGCCGTTCACCGCCGACGACGTCGTCTTCTCGGTCGAGCGGGCGCTCGCCCCCACGTCGAACTTCTCGCCCTACATGCAGGGCATCACGGGCGCGAAGAAGATCGACGACCTCACGGTCGACATCACCACGAGCGGGCCCAACCCCGTGTTGCTCGCGCAGCTCACGGAAGTGCGCATGGTGAACCGCGCCTGGGCCGTGAAGAACAACGTCGTGAGGCCGCAGGACTTCAAGAACAAGGAAGAGACCTACGGTGCGCGCAACGCCAACGGCACCGGTCCCTACGTGCTGAAGAGCCGCGAGCCGGACGTGAAGACCGTGATGGTCCTCAACTCCAACTGGTGGGGAAAGATGGAAGGCAACGTGAACGAGATCGTGTACACGCCCATCAAGAGCGACGGCACGCGCATCGCGGCCCTCCTTTCGGGCGAGCTCGATTTCATCCTCGACCCGCCCGTGCAGGACATCCCGCGCCTGAAGTCGGACGGCAAGATCCGCATCCTCGAGGGCAACGAGAACCGCACGATCTTCTTCGGCTTCGACCAATGGCGTGACGAGCTCACGTATTCGTCGGTCAAGGGCAAGAACCCGTTCAAGGACCAGCGCGTGCGTGAAGCGTTCCAGCTCGCCCTCGACCTCGAGGCGATCAAGACGCAGGTGATGCGCGGCCTCGCCTTCCCCACGGGCGTGATGTTCGCGCCGCAGGTCGACGGCTACGACAAGTCGATCGATATCGTGAAGAAGCCCAACCCCGAGCGCGCGAAGAAGCTGCTCGCCGACGCGGGCTACCCCAACGGCTTCGAAGTGACGATGGACTGCCCGAACAACCGCTACATCAACGACGAGAAGATCTGCCAGGCGGCCGCGGCGATGCTCGCGCGCATCAACATCAAGATCAAGCTGAACGCCATGCCGCGCGCGACGTACTTCCCGAAGATCCAGAACTTCGACACCAGCCTCTACATGCTCGGCTGGGGCGTGCCGACGTTCGATTCGCTCTACGCGCTGCAAAGCCTCCTGCGCACCAATGCGCTCAAGGGCGGCGACGGCAACTTCAACCTCGGCAAGTACTCGAACCCGAAGGTCGATGCCGCGGTCGATGCGCTGAAGACGGAAGTCGATCCCGTGAAGCGCAAGGCGCTCGCCAAGGAAGTCCTCACGATCCACGCCGCCGACGTCGGCCACATCCCGCTGCACCACCAGGTCATTCCCTGGGCCATGCGCTCGGGCGTGTCCGCAGTCCACCGCGCGGACAACCGACTCACCGTCAAGTGGGTAAAGATCCAGTGA